One part of the Vicugna pacos chromosome 20, VicPac4, whole genome shotgun sequence genome encodes these proteins:
- the LOC102537767 gene encoding olfactory receptor 2H1-like produces MLVNFWGPEKTISYIGCAVQLYVFLWLGATECVLLVVMALDRYVAVCHPLKYTTIMHPKLCLQLAIFAWGTGLIQSLIQSPATFQLPFCSHQTVDDIVCEVPALIQVSSADTIYVEIRMFVASIILLVVPLIIILASYGAVAKAVLRIKSTAGQKKAFGTCTSHLLVVSLFYGTVTAVYLQPKSRYAHEQGKFLTLFYTVVTPTLNPLIYTLRNKEVKGALKRLGRRAWDIQNN; encoded by the coding sequence ATGTTGGTTAATTTCTGGGGTCCAGAAAAGACTATAAGCTATATTGGCTGTGCTGTTCAACTCTATGTCTTCTTGTGGCTTGGGGCCACTGAATGTGTCCTTCTTGTGGTCATGGCTTTGGACCGCTATGTGGCAGTGTGTCATCCACTAAAATACACCACTATCATGCACCCAAAACTTTGCCTGCAGCTGGCCATCTTTGCATGGGGGACTGGCCTGATTCAGTCTCTGATCCAGTCTCCTGCTACCTTCCAGTTACCCTTCTGCTCCCACCAGACAGTGGATGACATTGTATGTGAAGTCCCAGCCCTCATTCAAGTCTCCAGTGCAGACACCATCTACGTTGAAATCAGGATGTTCGTAGCCAGTATTAttctcctggtggtgcccttgaTCATTATCCTTGCCTCTTATGGTGCTGTTGCTAAAGCTGTGCTGAGAATAAAGTCAACTGCAGGACAGAAGAAAGCATTTGGCACCTGCACTTCTCATCTTCTTGTGGTCTCCCTCTTCTATGGCACTGTCACAGCTGTCTATCTTCAACCCAAGAGTCGCTATGCTCATGAACAAGGCAAGTTTCTCACCCTTTTCTACACTGTTGTAACTCCGACTCTTAACCCGCTCATCTATACTCTAAGGAACAAAGAGGTAAAGGGGGCACTAAAAAGACTAGGGAGGAGGGCCTGGGATATTCAGAATAACTAA